In Harpia harpyja isolate bHarHar1 chromosome 8, bHarHar1 primary haplotype, whole genome shotgun sequence, a genomic segment contains:
- the TAB3 gene encoding TGF-beta-activated kinase 1 and MAP3K7-binding protein 3 isoform X2, with product MAQGSQQLDVQVLHDLRQRFPEIPEGVVSQCMLQNNNNLDACCRALAQESNKYLYMEYHSPDDTRMNRNSLLHINLGIHPHTSYHAGDGAQLNGGRTLVHSSSDGHIDPQRTAGKQLICLVQEPHSAPAVVAASPSYNPFFMNDQNRNAATPPPQPPPQPSSIQPGMNTSAMQGPPPTYMHIPRYSTNPITVTVSQNLPSGQSVPRALQILPQIPSNLYGTPGSIYIRQTSQSSSGRQTPQNTQWHSSPQGPVPHYTPRPLPVYPHQQNYQPSQYSPKQPQIPQSAFRSPPPSQCPSPFGSPQHQVQPPQLGHQSSHVFMPPSPSTVPPHPYQQASQTFQKQGGHSVSYLPPFAGPSLSKGSMNKIEITVEPPQRPGTAMNRSPSPISNQPSQRNQHPLYAATTPPSSSPSRVGRAPTENLLNLVDQEERSAAPEPIQPISVIPGSGGEKGSHKYQRSSSSGSDDYAYTQALLLHQRARMERLAKELKLEKEELERLKAEVNGMEHDLMQRRLRRVSCTTAIPTPEEMTRLRSVNRQLQINVDCTLKEVDLLQSRGNFDPKATYNFYDNIEPGPVVPPKPYKKEHQTSSKQTPRTQPRDEDFEGAPWNCDSCTFLNHPALNRCEQCEMPRYT from the exons AACAACAACAACCTAGATGCCTGTTGTCGAGCCCTTGCACAGGAGAGCAACAAATACTTATATATGGAGTACCATAGCCCCGATGACACCAGAATGAATAGAAATAGCCTTTTGCACATTAATCTGGGTATTCATCCTCATACCAGCTATCATGCAGGGGATGGAGCTCAACTTAATGGTGGTCGTACACTGGTACACAGTTCAAGCGATGGACATATTGATCCACAACGCACAGCAGGTAAACAGCTGATATGCTTAGTTCAAGAACCACATTCTGCTCCCGCTGTTGTGGCAGCTTCTCCCAGTTACAATCCATTTTTCATGAATGACCAGAATAGAAATGCAGCTACTCCTCCTccacagccacctccacagccATCTTCCATACAACCAGGAATGAACACGTCTGCTATGCAAGGCCCTCCTCCCACGTATATGCACATACCTCGGTACAGTACAAATCCCATTACTGTTACAGTATCACAAAACCTCCCCTCTGGACAGAGTGTACCCAGAGCTCTACAAATTCTTCCACAGATTCCAAGCAATCTTTATGGGACTCCTGGCTCTATTTATATAAGACAAACATCTCAAAGTTCTTCAGGACGACAGACTCCTCAGAATACACAGTGGCATTCATCGCCACAGGGCCCAGTTCCACATTATACTCCCCGTCCTCTACCTGTCTATCCACATCAACAGAACTACCAACCTTCTCAGTATTCtcctaaacaaccccagatccctcagtcAGCTTTTCGATCACCACCGCCATCCCAGTGTCCCTCTCCCTTTGGCTCTCCTCAACACCAAGTTCAGCCTCCTCAGTTGGGTCATCAGAGTTCACATGTTTTCATGCCTCCTAGTCCTTCAACTGTCCCACCCCATCCATATCAGCAAGCATCCCAGACTTTTCAAAAACAAGGCGGTCACTCTGTATCGTATCTTCCTCCTTTTGCTGGACCTAGTTTATCCAAAGGTTCCatgaataaaatagaaattacagTTGAGCCACCGCAAAGACCTGGGACTGCAATGAACAGAAGTCCTTCACCAATAAGTAATCAACCATCTCAACGAAACCAGCACCCGCTGTATGCAGCCACTACTCCTCCTTCAAGCTCTCCATCAAGAG tagGTCGAGCACCGACTGAGAATCTTTTAAATTTAGTGGACCAAGAAGAGCGTTCTGCAGCACCAGAACCTATTCAGCCTATTTCTGTAATCCCAGGatctggaggagaaaaaggaagccaTAAGTATCAGAGAAGTTCTAGTTCTGGATCAGACGACTATGCTTACACTCAAG CCTTGCTGTTACATCAACGAGCAAGGATGGAGAGATTAGCAAAGGAACTGAAGCTTGAGAAAGAAGAGCTCGAACGCCTGAAAGCTGAAGTCAATGGTATGGAGCATGATCTAATGCAGAGGCGGCTTCGAAGAGTTAGCTGTACAACTGCAATTCCAACA CCTGAGGAAATGACCAGATTGAGAAGCGTCAACAGACAGCTCCAGATAAACGTTGACTGTACACTGAAAGAAGTTGATCTCCTTCAATCTAGAG GGAACTTTGATCCGAAAGCCACATATAACTTCTATGATAACATAGAGCCTGGTCCTGTTGTGCCACCAAAGCCATATAAAAAGG AGCATCAAACCAGCTCCAAACAGACTCCACGGACTCAGCCAAGAGATGAAGACTTTGAAGGGGCTCCATGGAATTGTGATAGCTGCACCTTTCTAAATCACCCAGCACTAAATCGCTGTGAGCAGTGTGAAATGCCACGATACACCTGA
- the TAB3 gene encoding TGF-beta-activated kinase 1 and MAP3K7-binding protein 3 isoform X3: MEYHSPDDTRMNRNSLLHINLGIHPHTSYHAGDGAQLNGGRTLVHSSSDGHIDPQRTAGKQLICLVQEPHSAPAVVAASPSYNPFFMNDQNRNAATPPPQPPPQPSSIQPGMNTSAMQGPPPTYMHIPRYSTNPITVTVSQNLPSGQSVPRALQILPQIPSNLYGTPGSIYIRQTSQSSSGRQTPQNTQWHSSPQGPVPHYTPRPLPVYPHQQNYQPSQYSPKQPQIPQSAFRSPPPSQCPSPFGSPQHQVQPPQLGHQSSHVFMPPSPSTVPPHPYQQASQTFQKQGGHSVSYLPPFAGPSLSKGSMNKIEITVEPPQRPGTAMNRSPSPISNQPSQRNQHPLYAATTPPSSSPSRGMSGQPKPPFSVNPVYITYTQPTGPTGAPTQSPRVMVSQPNPTIFKITVGRAPTENLLNLVDQEERSAAPEPIQPISVIPGSGGEKGSHKYQRSSSSGSDDYAYTQALLLHQRARMERLAKELKLEKEELERLKAEVNGMEHDLMQRRLRRVSCTTAIPTPEEMTRLRSVNRQLQINVDCTLKEVDLLQSRGNFDPKATYNFYDNIEPGPVVPPKPYKKEHQTSSKQTPRTQPRDEDFEGAPWNCDSCTFLNHPALNRCEQCEMPRYT, from the exons ATGGAGTACCATAGCCCCGATGACACCAGAATGAATAGAAATAGCCTTTTGCACATTAATCTGGGTATTCATCCTCATACCAGCTATCATGCAGGGGATGGAGCTCAACTTAATGGTGGTCGTACACTGGTACACAGTTCAAGCGATGGACATATTGATCCACAACGCACAGCAGGTAAACAGCTGATATGCTTAGTTCAAGAACCACATTCTGCTCCCGCTGTTGTGGCAGCTTCTCCCAGTTACAATCCATTTTTCATGAATGACCAGAATAGAAATGCAGCTACTCCTCCTccacagccacctccacagccATCTTCCATACAACCAGGAATGAACACGTCTGCTATGCAAGGCCCTCCTCCCACGTATATGCACATACCTCGGTACAGTACAAATCCCATTACTGTTACAGTATCACAAAACCTCCCCTCTGGACAGAGTGTACCCAGAGCTCTACAAATTCTTCCACAGATTCCAAGCAATCTTTATGGGACTCCTGGCTCTATTTATATAAGACAAACATCTCAAAGTTCTTCAGGACGACAGACTCCTCAGAATACACAGTGGCATTCATCGCCACAGGGCCCAGTTCCACATTATACTCCCCGTCCTCTACCTGTCTATCCACATCAACAGAACTACCAACCTTCTCAGTATTCtcctaaacaaccccagatccctcagtcAGCTTTTCGATCACCACCGCCATCCCAGTGTCCCTCTCCCTTTGGCTCTCCTCAACACCAAGTTCAGCCTCCTCAGTTGGGTCATCAGAGTTCACATGTTTTCATGCCTCCTAGTCCTTCAACTGTCCCACCCCATCCATATCAGCAAGCATCCCAGACTTTTCAAAAACAAGGCGGTCACTCTGTATCGTATCTTCCTCCTTTTGCTGGACCTAGTTTATCCAAAGGTTCCatgaataaaatagaaattacagTTGAGCCACCGCAAAGACCTGGGACTGCAATGAACAGAAGTCCTTCACCAATAAGTAATCAACCATCTCAACGAAACCAGCACCCGCTGTATGCAGCCACTACTCCTCCTTCAAGCTCTCCATCAAGAGGTATGTCGGGTCAACCCAAACCTCCATTTAGTGTTAATCCAGTATATATTACCTACACTCAACCAACTGGACCTACAGGTGCACCAACACAGTCTCCTCGGGTAATGGTATCTCAGCCAAACCCAaccatttttaaaatcacagtagGTCGAGCACCGACTGAGAATCTTTTAAATTTAGTGGACCAAGAAGAGCGTTCTGCAGCACCAGAACCTATTCAGCCTATTTCTGTAATCCCAGGatctggaggagaaaaaggaagccaTAAGTATCAGAGAAGTTCTAGTTCTGGATCAGACGACTATGCTTACACTCAAG CCTTGCTGTTACATCAACGAGCAAGGATGGAGAGATTAGCAAAGGAACTGAAGCTTGAGAAAGAAGAGCTCGAACGCCTGAAAGCTGAAGTCAATGGTATGGAGCATGATCTAATGCAGAGGCGGCTTCGAAGAGTTAGCTGTACAACTGCAATTCCAACA CCTGAGGAAATGACCAGATTGAGAAGCGTCAACAGACAGCTCCAGATAAACGTTGACTGTACACTGAAAGAAGTTGATCTCCTTCAATCTAGAG GGAACTTTGATCCGAAAGCCACATATAACTTCTATGATAACATAGAGCCTGGTCCTGTTGTGCCACCAAAGCCATATAAAAAGG AGCATCAAACCAGCTCCAAACAGACTCCACGGACTCAGCCAAGAGATGAAGACTTTGAAGGGGCTCCATGGAATTGTGATAGCTGCACCTTTCTAAATCACCCAGCACTAAATCGCTGTGAGCAGTGTGAAATGCCACGATACACCTGA
- the TAB3 gene encoding TGF-beta-activated kinase 1 and MAP3K7-binding protein 3 isoform X4, translating into MAQGSQQLDVQVLHDLRQRFPEIPEGVVSQCMLQNNNNLDACCRALAQESNKYLYMEYHSPDDTRMNRNSLLHINLGIHPHTSYHAGDGAQLNGGRTLVHSSSDGHIDPQRTAGKQLICLVQEPHSAPAVVAASPSYNPFFMNDQNRNAATPPPQPPPQPSSIQPGMNTSAMQGPPPTYMHIPRYSTNPITVTVSQNLPSGQSVPRALQILPQIPSNLYGTPGSIYIRQTSQSSSGRQTPQNTQWHSSPQGPVPHYTPRPLPVYPHQQNYQPSQYSPKQPQIPQSAFRSPPPSQCPSPFGSPQHQVQPPQLGHQSSHVFMPPSPSTVPPHPYQQASQTFQKQGGHSVSYLPPFAGPSLSKGSMNKIEITVEPPQRPGTAMNRSPSPISNQPSQRNQHPLYAATTPPSSSPSRGSGGEKGSHKYQRSSSSGSDDYAYTQALLLHQRARMERLAKELKLEKEELERLKAEVNGMEHDLMQRRLRRVSCTTAIPTPEEMTRLRSVNRQLQINVDCTLKEVDLLQSRGNFDPKATYNFYDNIEPGPVVPPKPYKKEHQTSSKQTPRTQPRDEDFEGAPWNCDSCTFLNHPALNRCEQCEMPRYT; encoded by the exons AACAACAACAACCTAGATGCCTGTTGTCGAGCCCTTGCACAGGAGAGCAACAAATACTTATATATGGAGTACCATAGCCCCGATGACACCAGAATGAATAGAAATAGCCTTTTGCACATTAATCTGGGTATTCATCCTCATACCAGCTATCATGCAGGGGATGGAGCTCAACTTAATGGTGGTCGTACACTGGTACACAGTTCAAGCGATGGACATATTGATCCACAACGCACAGCAGGTAAACAGCTGATATGCTTAGTTCAAGAACCACATTCTGCTCCCGCTGTTGTGGCAGCTTCTCCCAGTTACAATCCATTTTTCATGAATGACCAGAATAGAAATGCAGCTACTCCTCCTccacagccacctccacagccATCTTCCATACAACCAGGAATGAACACGTCTGCTATGCAAGGCCCTCCTCCCACGTATATGCACATACCTCGGTACAGTACAAATCCCATTACTGTTACAGTATCACAAAACCTCCCCTCTGGACAGAGTGTACCCAGAGCTCTACAAATTCTTCCACAGATTCCAAGCAATCTTTATGGGACTCCTGGCTCTATTTATATAAGACAAACATCTCAAAGTTCTTCAGGACGACAGACTCCTCAGAATACACAGTGGCATTCATCGCCACAGGGCCCAGTTCCACATTATACTCCCCGTCCTCTACCTGTCTATCCACATCAACAGAACTACCAACCTTCTCAGTATTCtcctaaacaaccccagatccctcagtcAGCTTTTCGATCACCACCGCCATCCCAGTGTCCCTCTCCCTTTGGCTCTCCTCAACACCAAGTTCAGCCTCCTCAGTTGGGTCATCAGAGTTCACATGTTTTCATGCCTCCTAGTCCTTCAACTGTCCCACCCCATCCATATCAGCAAGCATCCCAGACTTTTCAAAAACAAGGCGGTCACTCTGTATCGTATCTTCCTCCTTTTGCTGGACCTAGTTTATCCAAAGGTTCCatgaataaaatagaaattacagTTGAGCCACCGCAAAGACCTGGGACTGCAATGAACAGAAGTCCTTCACCAATAAGTAATCAACCATCTCAACGAAACCAGCACCCGCTGTATGCAGCCACTACTCCTCCTTCAAGCTCTCCATCAAGAG GatctggaggagaaaaaggaagccaTAAGTATCAGAGAAGTTCTAGTTCTGGATCAGACGACTATGCTTACACTCAAG CCTTGCTGTTACATCAACGAGCAAGGATGGAGAGATTAGCAAAGGAACTGAAGCTTGAGAAAGAAGAGCTCGAACGCCTGAAAGCTGAAGTCAATGGTATGGAGCATGATCTAATGCAGAGGCGGCTTCGAAGAGTTAGCTGTACAACTGCAATTCCAACA CCTGAGGAAATGACCAGATTGAGAAGCGTCAACAGACAGCTCCAGATAAACGTTGACTGTACACTGAAAGAAGTTGATCTCCTTCAATCTAGAG GGAACTTTGATCCGAAAGCCACATATAACTTCTATGATAACATAGAGCCTGGTCCTGTTGTGCCACCAAAGCCATATAAAAAGG AGCATCAAACCAGCTCCAAACAGACTCCACGGACTCAGCCAAGAGATGAAGACTTTGAAGGGGCTCCATGGAATTGTGATAGCTGCACCTTTCTAAATCACCCAGCACTAAATCGCTGTGAGCAGTGTGAAATGCCACGATACACCTGA
- the TAB3 gene encoding TGF-beta-activated kinase 1 and MAP3K7-binding protein 3 isoform X1: MAQGSQQLDVQVLHDLRQRFPEIPEGVVSQCMLQNNNNLDACCRALAQESNKYLYMEYHSPDDTRMNRNSLLHINLGIHPHTSYHAGDGAQLNGGRTLVHSSSDGHIDPQRTAGKQLICLVQEPHSAPAVVAASPSYNPFFMNDQNRNAATPPPQPPPQPSSIQPGMNTSAMQGPPPTYMHIPRYSTNPITVTVSQNLPSGQSVPRALQILPQIPSNLYGTPGSIYIRQTSQSSSGRQTPQNTQWHSSPQGPVPHYTPRPLPVYPHQQNYQPSQYSPKQPQIPQSAFRSPPPSQCPSPFGSPQHQVQPPQLGHQSSHVFMPPSPSTVPPHPYQQASQTFQKQGGHSVSYLPPFAGPSLSKGSMNKIEITVEPPQRPGTAMNRSPSPISNQPSQRNQHPLYAATTPPSSSPSRGMSGQPKPPFSVNPVYITYTQPTGPTGAPTQSPRVMVSQPNPTIFKITVGRAPTENLLNLVDQEERSAAPEPIQPISVIPGSGGEKGSHKYQRSSSSGSDDYAYTQALLLHQRARMERLAKELKLEKEELERLKAEVNGMEHDLMQRRLRRVSCTTAIPTPEEMTRLRSVNRQLQINVDCTLKEVDLLQSRGNFDPKATYNFYDNIEPGPVVPPKPYKKEHQTSSKQTPRTQPRDEDFEGAPWNCDSCTFLNHPALNRCEQCEMPRYT, from the exons AACAACAACAACCTAGATGCCTGTTGTCGAGCCCTTGCACAGGAGAGCAACAAATACTTATATATGGAGTACCATAGCCCCGATGACACCAGAATGAATAGAAATAGCCTTTTGCACATTAATCTGGGTATTCATCCTCATACCAGCTATCATGCAGGGGATGGAGCTCAACTTAATGGTGGTCGTACACTGGTACACAGTTCAAGCGATGGACATATTGATCCACAACGCACAGCAGGTAAACAGCTGATATGCTTAGTTCAAGAACCACATTCTGCTCCCGCTGTTGTGGCAGCTTCTCCCAGTTACAATCCATTTTTCATGAATGACCAGAATAGAAATGCAGCTACTCCTCCTccacagccacctccacagccATCTTCCATACAACCAGGAATGAACACGTCTGCTATGCAAGGCCCTCCTCCCACGTATATGCACATACCTCGGTACAGTACAAATCCCATTACTGTTACAGTATCACAAAACCTCCCCTCTGGACAGAGTGTACCCAGAGCTCTACAAATTCTTCCACAGATTCCAAGCAATCTTTATGGGACTCCTGGCTCTATTTATATAAGACAAACATCTCAAAGTTCTTCAGGACGACAGACTCCTCAGAATACACAGTGGCATTCATCGCCACAGGGCCCAGTTCCACATTATACTCCCCGTCCTCTACCTGTCTATCCACATCAACAGAACTACCAACCTTCTCAGTATTCtcctaaacaaccccagatccctcagtcAGCTTTTCGATCACCACCGCCATCCCAGTGTCCCTCTCCCTTTGGCTCTCCTCAACACCAAGTTCAGCCTCCTCAGTTGGGTCATCAGAGTTCACATGTTTTCATGCCTCCTAGTCCTTCAACTGTCCCACCCCATCCATATCAGCAAGCATCCCAGACTTTTCAAAAACAAGGCGGTCACTCTGTATCGTATCTTCCTCCTTTTGCTGGACCTAGTTTATCCAAAGGTTCCatgaataaaatagaaattacagTTGAGCCACCGCAAAGACCTGGGACTGCAATGAACAGAAGTCCTTCACCAATAAGTAATCAACCATCTCAACGAAACCAGCACCCGCTGTATGCAGCCACTACTCCTCCTTCAAGCTCTCCATCAAGAGGTATGTCGGGTCAACCCAAACCTCCATTTAGTGTTAATCCAGTATATATTACCTACACTCAACCAACTGGACCTACAGGTGCACCAACACAGTCTCCTCGGGTAATGGTATCTCAGCCAAACCCAaccatttttaaaatcacagtagGTCGAGCACCGACTGAGAATCTTTTAAATTTAGTGGACCAAGAAGAGCGTTCTGCAGCACCAGAACCTATTCAGCCTATTTCTGTAATCCCAGGatctggaggagaaaaaggaagccaTAAGTATCAGAGAAGTTCTAGTTCTGGATCAGACGACTATGCTTACACTCAAG CCTTGCTGTTACATCAACGAGCAAGGATGGAGAGATTAGCAAAGGAACTGAAGCTTGAGAAAGAAGAGCTCGAACGCCTGAAAGCTGAAGTCAATGGTATGGAGCATGATCTAATGCAGAGGCGGCTTCGAAGAGTTAGCTGTACAACTGCAATTCCAACA CCTGAGGAAATGACCAGATTGAGAAGCGTCAACAGACAGCTCCAGATAAACGTTGACTGTACACTGAAAGAAGTTGATCTCCTTCAATCTAGAG GGAACTTTGATCCGAAAGCCACATATAACTTCTATGATAACATAGAGCCTGGTCCTGTTGTGCCACCAAAGCCATATAAAAAGG AGCATCAAACCAGCTCCAAACAGACTCCACGGACTCAGCCAAGAGATGAAGACTTTGAAGGGGCTCCATGGAATTGTGATAGCTGCACCTTTCTAAATCACCCAGCACTAAATCGCTGTGAGCAGTGTGAAATGCCACGATACACCTGA